The following proteins are co-located in the Dromiciops gliroides isolate mDroGli1 chromosome 2, mDroGli1.pri, whole genome shotgun sequence genome:
- the LOC122743862 gene encoding UPF0461 protein C5orf24 homolog isoform X4 — translation MMHPVASGNTAFCGPGKASCLNEDNMRAADQFDLYSSQQSKYSHTVSHKPIACQRQDPLNETHLQATSGRSIETKDELKKKKNLNRSGKRGRPSGTTKSAGYRTSTGRPLGTTKAAGFKTSPGRPLGTTKAAGYKVSPGRPPGKKQQAFRCSSDA, via the exons ATGATGCATCCTGTTGCCAGCGGTAATACTGCTTTCTGTGGGCCTGGCAAGGCTTCCTGCCTCAATGAAGACAATATGAGAGCTGCTGATCAATTTGACTTATATTCCTCTCAGCAAAGTAAATACAGCCACACAGTCAGCCACAAACCAATTGCTTGTCAGAGGCAAGACCCACTAAATGAAACACACTTGCAGGCTACAAGTGGCAGAAGCATAGAGACAAAAGATgaactcaagaaaaagaaaaacctcaatcGATCTGGTAAACGTGGCAGGCCCTCAGGGACCACCAAATCAGCAGGATACCGAACCAGCACAGGACGACCCCTTGGAACTACCAAAGCAGCTGGATTTAAGACAAGTCCAGGCAGACCTTTGGGTACAACTAAAGCTGCAGGATACAAAGTCAGCCCAGGGAGACCTCCAG GAAAAAAGCAGCAAGCCTTCAGGTGTTCCAGTGATGCCTAA